A stretch of the Chanos chanos chromosome 1, fChaCha1.1, whole genome shotgun sequence genome encodes the following:
- the gnai1 gene encoding guanine nucleotide-binding protein G(i) subunit alpha-1, translated as MGCTLSTEDKAAVERSKMIDRNLRDDGEKAAREVKLLLLGAGESGKSTIVKQMKIIHEAGYSEEECKQYKAVVYSNTIQSIIAIIRAMGRLKIDFGDAARADDARQLFVLAGSAEEGFMTSELAGVIKRLWKDGGVQACFSRSREYQLNDSAAYYLNDLDRISQATYIPTQQDVLRTRVKTTGIVETHFTFKDLHFKMFDVGGQRSERKKWIHCFEGVTAIIFCVALSDYDLVLAEDEEMNRMHESMKLFDSICNNKWFTDTSIILFLNKKDLFEEKIKRSPLTICYPEYAGSNTYEEAAAYIQCQFEDLNKRKDTKEIYTHFTCATDTKNVQFVFDAVTDVIIKNNLKDCGLF; from the exons ATGGGGTGTACCTTAAGCACGGAGGACAAGGCGGCGGTGGAGCGCAGTAAAATGATCGACAGGAATTTGAGAGATGACGGAGAGAAAGCAGCAAGAGAGGTGAAGCTGCTCCTCCTTG GTGCTGGTGAGTCAGGAAAGAGTACGATTGTCAAACAGATGAA AATTATCCATGAGGCAGGTTACTCGGAAGAGGAGTGTAAACAGTACAAAGCTGTGGTCTACAGTAACACCATCCAATCCATTATTGCCATCATCCGCGCCATGGGTCGACTCAAGATCGACTTTGGAGACGCAGCACGAGCG GATGATGCAAGGCAGCTGTTTGTGCTGGCTGGCTCAGCGGAGGAGGGCTTTATGACGTCAGAGCTGGCTGGAGTGATTAAGCGCCTGTGGAAGGATGGTGGAGTGCAGGCCTGCTTCAGTCGCTCCAGAGAGTACCAGCTCAACGACTCAGCAGCATA ttACCTGAATGATCTGGACAGGATATCGCAGGCCACCTACATTCCCACCCAGCAGGATGTGCTCAGAACCCGAGTCAAAACCACAGGCATCGTGGAGACTCACTTCACATTCAAGGACCTGCATTTCAA GATGTTTGATGTTGGAGGTCAGAGGTccgagagaaagaaatggatcCACTGCTTTGAAGGGGTCACAGCCATTATCTTCTGTGTGGCACTGAGTGACTATGACCTGGTGTTGGCAGAGGATGAGGAGATG AACCGAATGCACGAAAGCATGAAATTGTTTGACAGCATCTGCAACAACAAGTGGTTCACAGACACCTCCATTATTCTCTTCCTCAACAAGAAAGATCTGTTTGAGGAGAAGATTAAGAGGAGCCCACTCACCATTTGTTATCCAGAATATGCAG GATCCAACACGTACGAGGAGGCTGCAGCCTACATCCAGTGCCAGTTTGAGGACCTGAATAAGAGGAAAGACACCAAGGAGATCTATACCCACTTCACGTGTGCAACTGACACCAAGAACGTGCAGTTTGTCTTTGACGCTGTCACTGATGTCATTATCAAGAACAACCTGAAAGACTGTGGACTCTTCTAG